In a single window of the Hydrogenobaculum sp. 3684 genome:
- a CDS encoding TonB-dependent receptor plug domain-containing protein gives MKIKKLLLLSLFCVEFITSLAFSQNISKLLSMYNSKSDLSYQTRKESLGHWIIITRQDLRRMQAYTLEDVLKSIPIFNYGPNESGNYSLTLGGFAYDYYNQFAIYINDHLVSSGFNGDFNLYADYPLNDVDHIEIYLGPGSVILGNTPKLVIIKIYTKKPSRENISSLRITLNSRGGYNVGFSSAKPINKNFSYSFMYDQAYEAFPKFNVLNIEHSRNAFKQYAFLNLNHKGYTHFSNWHIDISAVRSKQNVFVGAEFVNPVGGTDKDQDAYISFTDYFDKSLKIHFALDMEHKDNYKNSFDFPLYIPYALNQGEIPIFYNLNANIYKYSGDILKTFTTDKNKLIIGSGFQLLNFDIDNLSYNNIPINSLNKYTHRNYYTAYIEDQFNINDRNLLLGDLKFDRYSYNGHFRNSDYSARIGYISKPKNNIAFKGFIYKTYTPPPFRNALYSGPYHLKNVKYKGLSFETDYNFSRDNIRFLYAYIDMRNTIEPSFNYPYGYYNMSSPIYMNIFWLSNTYFINSFNKIEFDYFVNKLNKLYHSPNEGFSIKLFDRYKNIYFYNELVYRSPFDGYFGINEPSTYMWDSAITYHINPYYSITLKAQNILNSSYKVPIIVYDQNGNPSGLYNVNAYPTTFYISLERLF, from the coding sequence ATGAAGATAAAAAAGCTGTTACTTCTTAGTTTGTTTTGTGTTGAATTTATCACCTCTTTAGCTTTTAGTCAAAACATAAGTAAGCTTTTGTCTATGTACAACAGCAAATCTGATTTATCTTATCAGACAAGAAAAGAGAGTTTAGGGCATTGGATTATTATAACAAGGCAAGATTTAAGGCGCATGCAAGCATATACCCTTGAAGATGTGCTGAAATCAATTCCAATATTTAACTATGGGCCAAATGAAAGCGGGAACTACTCTCTAACGCTAGGTGGGTTTGCTTACGATTATTACAACCAATTTGCTATTTATATAAATGATCATCTTGTAAGCTCTGGCTTTAATGGAGATTTTAATTTGTATGCAGATTATCCTTTAAACGATGTTGATCATATAGAAATATATCTTGGCCCAGGTTCTGTCATTCTTGGCAATACGCCAAAACTTGTTATTATTAAGATATACACTAAAAAACCATCGAGGGAGAATATATCATCTTTAAGAATCACTCTTAACTCAAGAGGTGGCTACAATGTTGGGTTTTCTAGTGCAAAACCCATAAATAAAAACTTTTCTTATTCTTTTATGTACGATCAAGCCTACGAGGCCTTCCCAAAGTTTAACGTACTAAATATAGAACATTCAAGAAACGCCTTTAAACAATACGCTTTTTTAAACCTAAATCACAAAGGATACACACATTTTTCTAACTGGCATATTGATATAAGCGCTGTTAGATCAAAACAAAACGTATTTGTAGGGGCTGAATTTGTAAATCCAGTGGGTGGTACAGACAAAGACCAAGATGCCTATATATCCTTTACAGATTATTTCGATAAAAGCCTAAAAATTCACTTTGCTTTAGACATGGAACATAAAGATAATTATAAAAATTCATTTGATTTCCCTCTTTACATACCATATGCTTTAAATCAAGGAGAAATACCCATTTTTTACAATTTAAATGCGAACATATACAAATACTCTGGGGATATACTAAAGACCTTTACCACCGATAAGAATAAACTTATAATAGGCTCTGGTTTTCAGCTTTTAAACTTTGATATAGATAACCTAAGTTACAACAATATACCTATAAATTCTTTAAATAAATATACTCATAGAAACTATTACACTGCTTACATAGAAGATCAATTTAATATAAACGATAGAAACCTTTTGCTTGGAGATTTAAAGTTTGATAGGTACTCTTACAACGGGCATTTTAGAAACTCTGATTATTCTGCAAGAATTGGTTATATATCAAAACCCAAAAATAATATAGCTTTTAAAGGTTTCATTTACAAGACTTATACCCCTCCTCCTTTTCGAAATGCTTTATACAGCGGACCTTATCATCTTAAAAATGTAAAATATAAAGGTTTGAGCTTTGAAACAGATTATAATTTTTCAAGAGATAATATTAGATTCTTATACGCCTACATAGATATGAGAAATACTATAGAACCAAGCTTTAACTATCCTTATGGTTATTACAACATGTCATCTCCTATATATATGAATATATTTTGGCTTTCAAACACTTATTTTATAAACTCTTTTAACAAGATAGAATTTGATTATTTTGTTAATAAACTTAACAAATTATATCATTCGCCAAATGAAGGGTTTTCTATAAAACTTTTTGATAGGTATAAAAATATATATTTTTACAATGAACTTGTATACAGAAGTCCTTTTGATGGGTATTTTGGTATAAATGAGCCCTCCACATACATGTGGGATAGTGCCATCACTTACCATATAAACCCTTATTACAGCATAACGCTAAAAGCCCAAAACATACTAAACAGCTCTTACAAGGTGCCAATTATCGTATATGATCAAAACGGCAATCCAAGCGGCTTATACAACGTAAACGCCTATCCTACGACATTTTATATAAGCTTGGAGAGGCTTTTCTAA
- the purB gene encoding adenylosuccinate lyase, with product MIERYTRKEMAEIFSNLNKYKKWLEVELAVLYAMAELGIISKEAYKVIDSKAYVDESVEKKIDEYERMYKHDVLAFVSAIGEQLGEYSKYFHMGLTSSDILDTALSLVLKDAIDSIIIDIDIVLELLKEKAFKYKDNVMMGRTHGVHAEPISVGLKFASWYDELKRQRERLQVAKKDVLKGKISGAVGTFSNIDPEVEKIALQKLGLEPEPAPSQIVHRDRHAYLMSVLSLIASSLEKFATEIRHYQKTEVLEMEEPFSESQRGSSAMPHKKNPIHAERICGLTRVMRANMIAAFENIALWHERDISHSSAERIIIPDTFIGLDYMFGLFEYILKGLKVNTDRMLKNMDISKGLYFSSKVLVYLMQKGVDRDSAYDIVKRCAMRSWDEGIMFKDALLEDKEASKYLTKEDLDKIMDPYEFIKHRDYIFKRVFG from the coding sequence ATGATAGAAAGATATACAAGAAAAGAAATGGCTGAAATATTCTCAAATTTAAACAAGTATAAGAAGTGGCTTGAGGTAGAGTTAGCTGTTTTATATGCTATGGCAGAGCTTGGTATAATATCAAAAGAAGCTTACAAAGTTATAGATAGTAAAGCATATGTGGATGAAAGCGTAGAAAAGAAAATAGATGAGTATGAGAGGATGTATAAGCACGATGTGCTTGCGTTTGTGAGTGCCATAGGAGAGCAACTTGGTGAATATTCAAAGTATTTTCACATGGGGCTTACATCTTCTGATATCTTAGATACAGCTCTTAGTTTAGTACTAAAAGATGCTATAGACAGCATAATAATTGATATTGATATAGTTTTGGAGCTTTTAAAAGAAAAAGCTTTTAAATATAAAGATAACGTTATGATGGGAAGAACCCACGGGGTGCATGCAGAACCTATAAGCGTAGGGCTTAAATTTGCCTCTTGGTACGATGAGTTAAAAAGGCAAAGAGAACGCCTTCAAGTGGCAAAAAAAGATGTATTAAAAGGGAAAATCTCCGGAGCCGTAGGTACATTTTCAAACATAGACCCAGAGGTAGAAAAAATAGCCCTTCAAAAGCTTGGGCTTGAACCAGAACCAGCTCCCAGTCAAATAGTGCATAGGGATAGACATGCTTATCTTATGAGCGTGCTTTCTTTGATAGCCTCTTCTTTGGAAAAGTTTGCCACAGAGATAAGACATTACCAGAAAACAGAAGTCCTTGAAATGGAAGAGCCTTTTTCAGAATCTCAAAGAGGATCTTCTGCCATGCCCCATAAGAAAAACCCAATACACGCCGAGAGAATATGCGGACTTACAAGAGTTATGAGAGCAAACATGATAGCCGCTTTTGAAAATATAGCCCTCTGGCATGAAAGAGATATATCTCATTCATCCGCTGAGCGCATCATAATACCAGATACTTTTATAGGCCTTGATTATATGTTTGGGCTTTTTGAATACATATTGAAAGGCTTAAAGGTAAATACCGATAGAATGCTAAAAAATATGGATATCTCAAAAGGTCTTTACTTTTCTTCAAAAGTCCTTGTTTATCTTATGCAAAAAGGTGTAGATAGAGACAGCGCTTACGATATAGTCAAAAGATGTGCTATGAGAAGCTGGGATGAAGGTATTATGTTTAAAGATGCTCTTTTAGAAGACAAAGAAGCCTCCAAATACCTTACAAAAGAAGATCTTGATAAGATAATGGATCCTTATGAATTTATAAAACATAGGGATTATATATTTAAACGAGTTTTTGGATGA
- a CDS encoding CDP-alcohol phosphatidyltransferase family protein — MSHFAKSLKPVFEKTVYPILDFLKEKNINPNTISLSGVVVISIGSFFVYKGYNHIGSLILLIGGLFDALDGALARLTNKSSSFGAFLDSTIDRLSDALPIGAMILFFSKAQDIEGVFFGLLALVFGFTVSYTKARSHSLGVDIPVGFFERTERFGTIVIFTFLGFYKLGLLIVGIGAFYTTLERIFYAKKHLS, encoded by the coding sequence ATGAGTCATTTTGCTAAAAGCCTAAAACCTGTTTTTGAAAAAACTGTATACCCAATTCTTGATTTTTTAAAAGAAAAAAATATAAATCCAAACACAATTTCCTTGTCAGGAGTAGTTGTAATATCTATAGGCTCTTTTTTTGTTTATAAAGGGTATAATCATATTGGAAGCTTGATTCTTCTAATAGGTGGTCTGTTTGACGCTTTGGATGGAGCCCTTGCTAGGCTTACAAACAAAAGCTCTTCCTTTGGTGCTTTCTTAGATTCTACTATAGATAGATTATCAGATGCTTTACCGATAGGTGCTATGATACTTTTTTTCTCAAAAGCTCAAGATATAGAAGGTGTATTTTTTGGGCTTTTAGCATTGGTGTTTGGTTTTACAGTAAGCTATACAAAAGCCCGTTCTCATAGTCTTGGTGTTGATATTCCGGTGGGTTTTTTTGAAAGAACAGAGCGTTTTGGTACAATAGTAATATTTACATTTCTTGGGTTTTATAAACTTGGACTTTTGATAGTAGGTATAGGGGCTTTTTATACAACTTTAGAAAGGATATTTTACGCAAAAAAACATCTTTCTTAA
- the era gene encoding GTPase Era: MKVGFVSIVGKPNAGKSSLLNAILGKKVSIVSNVAGTTRIRVMGVKNLEDAQIIFVDTPGFMKRPKDLMEEYMVKAAKESLEDVDVLLFVLDAKTGITEEDLNLFKILKRDYSDKKIIGVLNKIDSISKEQVLELIEEVSKIFALEEIVPVSATKNTNIDELLKTIVKYLPEQEIKMFEHEEDASLPLRLHVSEIIREKVLQRTYQEVPHSVMVITDSIEPAKNNKDMIVIKARILVDRENLKPIIIGKNGQNLKKIGTEARKELEFLLGKRVFLELTVEATNWRTKPEYVKYMGYMG, encoded by the coding sequence ATGAAGGTTGGATTTGTAAGTATAGTAGGAAAGCCAAACGCAGGGAAATCCTCTTTGTTAAATGCTATACTAGGTAAAAAAGTATCCATAGTATCTAACGTAGCTGGCACTACACGCATAAGGGTTATGGGTGTAAAAAATTTAGAAGATGCTCAGATTATCTTTGTGGACACTCCTGGATTCATGAAAAGACCCAAAGACCTCATGGAAGAATACATGGTAAAAGCTGCCAAAGAATCTTTGGAAGATGTAGATGTGCTTTTGTTTGTACTTGACGCTAAAACAGGGATTACCGAAGAGGATTTAAATCTTTTTAAAATCCTAAAAAGGGATTACTCCGACAAAAAAATAATAGGTGTTTTAAACAAAATAGACAGCATATCAAAAGAACAGGTTTTAGAGCTTATAGAAGAGGTATCAAAAATCTTTGCACTAGAAGAAATAGTCCCAGTGAGCGCTACCAAAAATACAAATATAGATGAGCTTTTAAAAACAATCGTAAAATACTTACCAGAACAAGAGATTAAGATGTTTGAACATGAAGAAGACGCTTCTTTGCCTTTAAGACTTCATGTGTCAGAGATTATAAGGGAAAAAGTCCTTCAAAGGACATATCAAGAAGTACCTCATTCTGTAATGGTAATAACCGATTCTATAGAACCTGCCAAAAACAACAAAGACATGATCGTAATAAAAGCTAGGATTTTAGTAGACAGAGAAAATCTAAAACCTATCATTATAGGTAAAAACGGTCAAAATCTTAAAAAAATAGGTACGGAGGCCAGAAAAGAACTTGAATTTTTGCTTGGAAAGAGAGTGTTCTTAGAGCTAACAGTAGAAGCTACAAACTGGCGAACAAAACCAGAGTATGTAAAGTATATGGGTTATATGGGTTAA
- a CDS encoding thioredoxin family protein, which translates to MLLDLETRAQLRDIFEKNLKEPVKLKLFSQAIGCESCGITEQLMQEVREVAGDKLSLEIVSPLTNQELASSYGIERVPTLVIEGEKDYGIRYIGLPAGLEFNTLIHGIIQVSQRDPGLKERTLEILKEVDVPIDIMVFVTTSCGYCPAAAITAFKFAIANDYITSKAIDASENMDLSERFQVVGVPKIVLNNGLAEFVGAQPEEAFLGYITSVASKLKSLN; encoded by the coding sequence ATGCTTTTAGACTTAGAAACAAGGGCACAGTTGAGGGACATATTTGAGAAGAACCTCAAAGAGCCAGTAAAACTAAAGCTATTCTCACAGGCTATAGGATGTGAGAGTTGTGGCATAACAGAACAGTTGATGCAAGAAGTCAGAGAGGTGGCTGGAGATAAACTCTCTTTAGAGATTGTTTCACCGCTTACCAACCAAGAACTAGCTTCTTCCTACGGCATAGAAAGAGTGCCAACGCTCGTAATAGAAGGTGAAAAAGATTATGGTATAAGATATATAGGCCTTCCGGCAGGTCTTGAATTTAACACTCTTATACATGGTATTATCCAGGTATCTCAAAGAGACCCTGGACTTAAAGAAAGAACCCTTGAGATATTAAAAGAGGTGGATGTACCTATAGATATAATGGTGTTTGTAACCACCTCTTGTGGATATTGTCCTGCTGCTGCCATAACAGCTTTTAAATTTGCAATAGCAAACGACTATATCACATCAAAAGCCATAGATGCTTCAGAAAACATGGATCTATCGGAAAGATTTCAAGTGGTAGGAGTACCAAAGATTGTATTAAACAATGGTCTTGCGGAGTTTGTAGGTGCTCAGCCTGAAGAAGCTTTCTTAGGGTATATTACATCAGTAGCATCAAAGCTTAAAAGCCTAAACTAA
- a CDS encoding hemerythrin family protein, which translates to MLLPKERIPQVALMEMNDIHFEEIDLLNELYDAIKNNEPIERIEKLFEDFLADVVYHFEFENNAMKETGFFAYPMHRQEHEMRMSELNKLKEDFYATKNKELIANYLEQKFVPWLIIHVPTMDTVTAQYLADYL; encoded by the coding sequence ATGCTTTTACCAAAGGAAAGGATACCGCAGGTGGCTTTGATGGAAATGAACGATATACACTTTGAAGAAATAGACCTTCTCAACGAGCTTTACGATGCGATAAAAAACAACGAACCCATAGAACGTATAGAAAAACTTTTTGAAGATTTTTTAGCAGATGTAGTTTATCATTTTGAGTTTGAGAACAACGCCATGAAAGAGACAGGATTCTTTGCCTATCCTATGCACAGACAAGAACACGAAATGAGGATGTCTGAGTTAAACAAATTAAAAGAGGATTTTTACGCCACTAAGAACAAAGAACTAATAGCAAACTACCTAGAACAAAAATTTGTACCTTGGCTTATAATCCATGTACCAACGATGGATACCGTCACTGCCCAATATTTAGCAGATTATCTATAG
- the trxB gene encoding thioredoxin-disulfide reductase, giving the protein MELTLINQDKVYDVIIIGAGPAGASAAIYTARAGLSTLVLYRAEADGALGVTQKIENYPGIRGPLTGFELLKLMRDHAKAFGAEFQRGKVIATSLEGEVKSVYTIDGKEYKAKALIVSSGAMERAHKFPGEEEFLGKGVSYCGVCDAAFFKDRPVAVVGDDDYGIEEAEFIARFASKVYFVVPSSRIRAPQEEIEHFSSLPNVEILLHTRPVKIVGDSLVRGLHVKKLSAGEETTLEVDGVFIFIGGNKPSVDFLMGQVKMNEHGCLEINEEMMTSVPGVFAAGDILCTNIKQAVIAAADGVKAALAVDKYLNKKSKITSQW; this is encoded by the coding sequence ATGGAATTGACGCTTATTAATCAAGATAAGGTATACGATGTAATTATAATAGGTGCAGGTCCGGCTGGTGCTTCTGCCGCTATTTATACCGCTAGGGCTGGTTTGTCTACGTTGGTGTTATATAGGGCTGAAGCTGACGGAGCTTTGGGTGTTACTCAAAAGATAGAAAACTACCCAGGCATAAGAGGTCCTTTGACGGGTTTTGAGCTTTTAAAATTAATGAGAGACCACGCTAAAGCCTTTGGTGCAGAATTTCAAAGAGGTAAAGTTATAGCCACATCTTTAGAAGGCGAGGTTAAAAGCGTTTATACCATAGACGGTAAAGAGTATAAGGCAAAAGCTTTGATAGTATCTTCTGGAGCCATGGAAAGGGCTCACAAGTTTCCCGGTGAAGAGGAGTTTTTAGGTAAAGGAGTATCCTACTGCGGTGTTTGTGATGCTGCGTTTTTCAAAGATAGACCTGTAGCCGTTGTAGGTGATGATGATTATGGTATTGAAGAAGCGGAGTTTATCGCCCGTTTTGCTTCAAAGGTTTATTTTGTGGTGCCTTCTTCTAGAATAAGAGCACCTCAAGAAGAGATTGAGCATTTTTCAAGCCTTCCAAACGTAGAGATACTTCTTCATACAAGACCTGTTAAAATTGTTGGCGATAGTCTTGTAAGAGGGCTTCATGTGAAAAAACTATCCGCTGGTGAGGAAACCACGTTGGAAGTGGATGGTGTTTTTATATTTATAGGTGGTAACAAACCCTCTGTGGATTTTCTAATGGGGCAAGTTAAGATGAACGAACATGGTTGCCTTGAAATAAACGAAGAGATGATGACTTCTGTACCAGGAGTATTTGCTGCAGGAGATATACTTTGCACCAACATAAAACAAGCTGTTATAGCGGCTGCCGATGGTGTAAAAGCGGCTTTAGCTGTTGATAAGTATCTAAACAAAAAATCTAAGATTACATCTCAATGGTAA
- a CDS encoding TraR/DksA family transcriptional regulator, with amino-acid sequence MKHLTKKQLEELKKRLLEEKAKIVARYNENLEVQKRVSEEAKEPQDLEDLGQINYTEELLESLSQRDMEVLKEIEDALKRIENGTYGICEWTGEPIPYERLKAIPWTRFTAKGAEEYEETMGTSMTNNTYEPPVEDITIERDDIGED; translated from the coding sequence ATGAAACATCTTACTAAGAAGCAATTGGAAGAGTTGAAAAAAAGGCTTTTGGAAGAAAAGGCTAAGATAGTGGCCAGATACAACGAAAACTTAGAAGTCCAAAAGCGTGTATCTGAAGAGGCAAAAGAGCCTCAAGATTTAGAGGATTTGGGCCAAATAAATTATACGGAAGAGCTTTTAGAGTCTCTTTCTCAAAGGGATATGGAAGTGCTAAAAGAGATAGAAGATGCTCTAAAGCGTATTGAAAATGGGACTTACGGTATATGCGAATGGACTGGAGAGCCGATACCTTATGAAAGACTAAAAGCTATACCTTGGACAAGGTTTACCGCCAAAGGTGCCGAAGAATATGAAGAGACTATGGGTACATCAATGACCAACAATACATACGAGCCACCTGTAGAAGATATAACTATAGAAAGGGATGATATAGGGGAAGACTGA
- the gatA gene encoding Asp-tRNA(Asn)/Glu-tRNA(Gln) amidotransferase subunit GatA, whose translation MLYKNSVSWLLEEKVKPSEILESFKKRKEAFEPTIRAFVTDLYDQAYETAKALDKQTPKGKLFGIPIAIKDNINVDGFPTTCSSKMLQNYISVYDATVIKKLKQEGAIIVGKTNMDEFAMGSSTEYSAFFQTKNPWNIEYVPGGSSGGSASSVGANMVPLSLGSDTGGSIRQPASFCGVIGLKPTYGRVSRYGLVAFASSLDQIGPFGRYTKDVALLLEVISGYDPKDSTSANVELPSFSKNLKPRTELCVGIPKEFMAYKIDKEVEESFKNFIKFLEDNKATIKEISLPHIEYAIPVYYIIAPAEASSNLARFDGVRYGYRAKDFQDIFELYAKTRDEGFGPEVKRRIMLGTYVLSSGYYEAYYGKAIAVKNLIKKEFQEALKKVDVIISPTSPTPPFKFGEKLSDPISMYLSDIFTVSVNLAELPAISIPSGFTKVGLPIGVQIIGRAFDEQTLLDVSYAWEQHYPHYEYISNVC comes from the coding sequence ATGCTTTACAAAAATAGTGTTTCTTGGCTTTTAGAAGAAAAAGTAAAACCCTCTGAGATATTGGAAAGTTTTAAGAAAAGAAAAGAAGCTTTCGAACCAACGATAAGAGCCTTTGTGACAGATCTATATGACCAAGCTTATGAAACGGCGAAAGCTTTGGATAAACAAACACCCAAAGGTAAGCTATTTGGTATACCTATAGCTATAAAAGATAATATAAACGTTGATGGATTTCCCACCACTTGCTCCTCAAAGATGCTACAAAACTATATATCTGTTTACGATGCCACTGTGATTAAAAAATTAAAACAAGAGGGAGCTATTATAGTAGGTAAGACCAACATGGATGAGTTTGCAATGGGTTCTTCTACAGAGTATTCAGCCTTTTTCCAAACAAAAAACCCTTGGAATATAGAGTATGTACCGGGAGGTTCTTCTGGAGGTTCTGCTTCTTCGGTAGGTGCCAACATGGTGCCACTCTCTCTTGGTTCTGATACTGGAGGTTCTATACGACAGCCAGCTTCTTTTTGTGGTGTTATAGGTTTAAAACCCACTTACGGTAGAGTATCAAGGTATGGCCTTGTGGCTTTCGCTTCCTCTTTGGACCAGATAGGGCCTTTTGGTAGGTATACAAAAGACGTAGCCCTTCTTTTGGAAGTGATATCTGGTTACGATCCAAAAGATAGTACAAGTGCCAATGTAGAACTTCCTTCTTTTTCTAAAAACCTAAAACCAAGGACAGAGCTCTGTGTTGGTATTCCAAAAGAGTTTATGGCTTACAAGATAGATAAAGAAGTAGAAGAATCTTTTAAAAACTTTATAAAATTTTTAGAGGACAACAAAGCTACCATAAAAGAAATTTCTTTGCCACATATAGAGTACGCTATACCAGTTTATTACATAATAGCACCGGCTGAAGCCTCTTCAAACTTAGCTAGGTTTGACGGGGTAAGATATGGCTATAGGGCTAAAGATTTTCAAGATATCTTTGAGCTTTATGCAAAAACAAGAGATGAAGGTTTTGGCCCTGAGGTAAAACGCCGTATCATGCTTGGGACTTATGTGCTTTCTTCTGGGTATTACGAAGCATATTATGGTAAAGCTATTGCTGTTAAAAACCTAATAAAAAAAGAATTTCAAGAAGCTTTAAAGAAAGTAGATGTGATAATAAGCCCCACTTCTCCTACACCACCTTTTAAGTTTGGCGAGAAACTAAGCGACCCAATATCGATGTATCTTTCTGATATATTTACAGTTTCTGTAAATTTAGCTGAGCTTCCAGCGATATCTATACCATCTGGGTTTACAAAAGTTGGACTGCCAATAGGTGTGCAAATCATAGGAAGGGCTTTTGACGAGCAGACACTTTTGGATGTATCCTACGCTTGGGAACAACACTATCCTCACTATGAATATATATCAAATGTATGCTAA
- a CDS encoding molecular chaperone, inactive metal-dependent protease like protein: MLILSLDTSSSNVSFCLLKDSKPVLSFYKKTNEKTLSLLPFLFNTFDIKPAEIDAFFVCIGIGYATPLRIGVNFTKAMCIALEKPIYSFINIDAVAKTMFSKDSLFLYRKVSNAYVGAYYEKGYRVSDIEEYKELPDAMSKDIEEYEHMFSYLGYEAFKEEKPSDIFFVEPIYTRPPTRVF; the protein is encoded by the coding sequence ATGCTAATTTTGAGTTTGGATACTTCTAGTAGCAATGTATCTTTTTGTTTGCTAAAAGACTCAAAACCAGTATTGAGCTTTTATAAAAAAACCAACGAAAAAACGCTTAGCTTATTGCCGTTTTTGTTTAATACTTTTGATATAAAACCAGCAGAGATAGATGCTTTTTTTGTATGTATAGGCATAGGTTATGCTACACCGCTTAGGATAGGTGTAAACTTTACAAAGGCTATGTGCATAGCTCTTGAAAAACCGATATACTCTTTTATAAACATAGATGCAGTGGCAAAAACAATGTTTTCAAAAGATAGTTTGTTTCTTTATAGAAAAGTTTCAAACGCCTATGTTGGTGCTTATTATGAGAAAGGATATAGAGTATCTGATATAGAAGAGTATAAAGAACTTCCAGATGCTATGTCAAAAGATATAGAAGAATATGAACACATGTTTTCTTATCTTGGTTATGAGGCTTTTAAAGAAGAAAAACCAAGCGATATATTTTTTGTAGAACCTATATACACAAGACCACCCACAAGGGTCTTTTGA